Proteins from a single region of Phycisphaeraceae bacterium D3-23:
- a CDS encoding prepilin-type N-terminal cleavage/methylation domain-containing protein: MKRHLPSRLGFTLIELLVVISIIALLIAILLPALAAARTAALKTKCAANLQQQGIAIAAFAADHNMDTPPRSDNGVNTGVYAIWLNLGAWSDHSEFGRFRRAGVLINQDYLTAPEALYCPALTRTHDWLRPGGLRPGTNQGGYFHEDQIPSGVAVMTWGYHYRETYDRADTGQLNKTLNLDLDPTDLAIVSDGFSDPLRGVNDHHGDGYNYARLDGSGTFYRDSAEELLNINGGARYNAIAPLLEQAWESLRAEELVPIP; this comes from the coding sequence ATGAAACGTCATCTCCCCTCCCGTCTTGGCTTCACGCTGATCGAGCTGCTCGTGGTCATCTCGATCATCGCGCTGCTCATCGCCATCCTCTTGCCGGCCCTCGCGGCGGCGCGGACCGCGGCGCTCAAGACCAAGTGCGCCGCGAACCTGCAGCAGCAGGGGATCGCGATCGCCGCCTTCGCCGCCGACCACAACATGGACACCCCGCCCCGATCCGACAACGGTGTGAACACCGGTGTCTACGCGATCTGGCTCAACCTCGGCGCGTGGTCCGACCACTCCGAGTTTGGCCGGTTCCGCCGTGCCGGCGTCTTGATCAACCAGGACTACCTGACCGCCCCGGAGGCGCTGTACTGCCCCGCGCTGACCCGCACCCACGACTGGCTCCGGCCTGGCGGGCTTCGGCCGGGTACGAACCAGGGCGGATACTTCCATGAAGACCAGATCCCATCCGGCGTCGCGGTCATGACCTGGGGCTATCACTACCGCGAGACCTATGACCGTGCAGATACCGGGCAACTGAACAAGACCCTGAATCTGGACCTCGACCCGACCGACCTGGCCATCGTCTCCGACGGTTTTTCCGACCCGCTCCGCGGCGTCAATGACCATCATGGCGATGGGTACAATTATGCCCGCCTGGATGGCAGCGGCACCTTCTACCGCGACAGCGCCGAAGAGCTGCTCAACATCAACGGCGGGGCGCGCTACAACGCGATCGCGCCGCTGCTGGAGCAGGCCTGGGAGTCGCTGCGTGCGGAAGAACTGGTCCCGATCCCCTGA
- a CDS encoding sulfatase-like hydrolase/transferase codes for MSIAVWMPRVVLCLLLLAGAAGVKAQNVAPARPNIIIMMADDMGWADMDFAIRLGEDANGDEIIYPGTPHWDTPNLVAMSANGLTFSRMYSQNPVCSPTRASVLSGRSPERIGIPFANTGKMENREVTVAEYAAALGYTTGLFGKWHLGSLTRDVNDANRGGPNSFDVYTTPFDSGFVAMYATESKTSTYNPGTSGLTTTTRYWTGPGQSIPLNDTQLQGDDSAIIARETIAFMQQAVKTGGPFLAVTWFHTPHKPTNTPGNTDVNNLPAYIYAMEDLDAAIGEVRAAVQALGIANDTIILFTSDNGPEDGQDYNNDGLRDNKRELYEGGVRVPGIIEWPGQIEVGVTHTPMVTTDYLPTLLEVWGIDAVDDRPLDGQSMAQTIFGDRDTVRDRTIVFKSTNGHQSAIGIEGRYKLISTNNGASWELYDIVVDYDEDNPLATSANIGSRDAATQAIYQQLLSDYNAWDASVQNSLGGDITGDYETRVAEVTGAVLLREPPEFLGLGSVVDDTPRVYLERQYATLQSDLTLDSDGSAGAHNRDGSAMLARGTVVHSYLIHFDPAESETVSFEITFEDTILGVIGENTLLEASDYLSYADPNFDPGGTRTLEGNDSWTISEGGKTITFNLSASANGLDNARILTESSLQFVELALLGDLDADGFVGAADMDIILANWGQAVPVGVGIFGDANTDGVVNLADLQLVISQWGMGTPPEPPPTRSRRPRPRPAV; via the coding sequence ATGAGCATTGCTGTTTGGATGCCAAGAGTTGTGTTGTGCCTGCTACTTCTCGCCGGTGCGGCAGGGGTGAAGGCGCAGAACGTCGCGCCCGCCCGCCCCAACATCATCATCATGATGGCGGACGATATGGGCTGGGCCGACATGGACTTCGCGATCCGGCTGGGCGAGGACGCCAACGGCGACGAGATCATCTACCCCGGCACCCCGCACTGGGACACGCCCAACCTCGTGGCGATGTCGGCGAACGGGCTGACCTTCAGCCGGATGTACAGCCAGAACCCCGTGTGCAGCCCGACCCGCGCGAGCGTGTTGAGCGGTCGCTCGCCCGAACGCATCGGCATCCCCTTCGCCAACACCGGCAAGATGGAAAACCGCGAGGTCACCGTCGCCGAGTACGCCGCCGCGCTGGGCTACACCACCGGGCTCTTTGGCAAGTGGCACCTGGGCTCGCTGACCCGCGATGTCAACGACGCCAACCGTGGCGGACCCAATAGCTTCGACGTCTATACGACGCCGTTTGATAGCGGCTTTGTCGCGATGTACGCCACCGAATCCAAGACCTCGACCTACAACCCCGGTACCAGCGGGCTCACGACCACGACCCGCTACTGGACCGGGCCCGGCCAATCCATCCCGCTCAACGACACGCAGCTCCAAGGCGACGACTCGGCCATCATCGCGCGCGAGACCATCGCGTTTATGCAGCAGGCGGTCAAGACCGGCGGCCCGTTCCTCGCCGTGACCTGGTTCCACACCCCGCACAAGCCCACCAACACCCCGGGCAATACGGACGTCAACAACCTGCCGGCGTACATCTATGCGATGGAAGACCTCGACGCCGCGATCGGCGAGGTCCGCGCGGCCGTGCAGGCCCTGGGGATCGCCAACGACACCATCATCCTGTTCACCTCTGATAACGGCCCGGAAGACGGGCAGGACTACAACAACGACGGGCTGCGCGACAACAAGCGCGAGCTCTACGAGGGCGGCGTCCGCGTGCCCGGGATCATCGAGTGGCCCGGACAGATCGAGGTGGGTGTGACCCATACCCCGATGGTCACGACCGACTACCTGCCGACCCTGCTGGAGGTCTGGGGGATCGACGCCGTGGACGACCGCCCGCTGGACGGGCAGAGCATGGCCCAGACGATCTTCGGCGACCGCGACACGGTGCGCGACCGGACGATCGTTTTCAAATCCACCAACGGCCACCAGTCCGCGATAGGGATCGAAGGCCGGTACAAGCTGATCTCAACCAACAACGGCGCGAGCTGGGAACTCTACGACATCGTCGTCGACTACGACGAGGACAACCCGCTCGCGACGAGCGCGAACATCGGCAGCCGGGACGCCGCGACTCAGGCGATCTACCAGCAGCTCTTGAGCGACTACAACGCCTGGGACGCATCGGTCCAGAACAGTCTGGGCGGCGACATCACGGGCGATTACGAGACCCGCGTCGCCGAGGTGACGGGCGCGGTCCTGCTGCGCGAGCCCCCGGAGTTCCTCGGGCTCGGGTCGGTCGTGGACGACACCCCGCGGGTCTACCTCGAACGCCAGTACGCGACCCTGCAGAGCGACCTCACCCTCGACTCGGACGGGTCGGCCGGGGCCCACAACAGGGACGGCTCGGCCATGCTGGCCCGGGGCACGGTCGTCCACAGCTACCTCATCCATTTCGACCCGGCCGAAAGCGAGACCGTCTCGTTCGAGATCACCTTCGAGGACACCATCCTCGGCGTCATCGGCGAGAACACACTCCTCGAAGCCAGCGACTATCTCAGCTACGCCGACCCCAACTTCGACCCGGGCGGGACGCGCACCCTGGAGGGTAACGACTCGTGGACGATCTCCGAGGGCGGCAAGACGATCACCTTCAACCTCAGCGCCTCGGCCAACGGCCTGGACAATGCCCGCATCCTCACCGAGTCGTCGCTCCAGTTTGTCGAGCTGGCGCTGCTCGGCGACCTCGACGCCGACGGCTTCGTCGGGGCCGCGGACATGGACAT
- a CDS encoding PEP-CTERM sorting domain-containing protein — MKTRNRLNLTPAMLVAGLGAAMAVPASAAVFAFDSNGTDARVVTEPSGARDDNNGGNTATGALIGLNSPAAVDNFMLYDFNGLGAAAGEIVVSATVTINVATGFTNANHGGVNDLINLSEIALTNDGWVDGGGVITGADTPADDGTVSFANAVQFNGSGTTVAWQDAGGADVANLLGALTLIDSVPGYVSGGGTPTLTFNVSAAMAQSWIDNGVGGVALSTTDDGDSRSRFNFQLDAATLNVTTVPEPGSLALLGLGGLALLRRRRA; from the coding sequence ATGAAGACTCGCAACCGACTCAACCTGACCCCCGCCATGCTCGTCGCAGGGCTGGGTGCCGCCATGGCCGTGCCCGCATCGGCCGCGGTGTTCGCATTCGATAGCAACGGCACCGACGCCCGCGTGGTCACCGAGCCCAGTGGTGCCCGCGACGATAACAACGGCGGCAACACCGCGACCGGCGCGCTGATCGGGCTGAACAGTCCGGCCGCTGTCGATAACTTCATGCTTTACGACTTCAACGGCCTGGGTGCCGCGGCGGGCGAAATCGTCGTCAGCGCGACCGTGACCATCAATGTCGCGACCGGGTTCACGAATGCGAACCACGGCGGTGTCAACGACCTGATCAACCTGAGCGAGATCGCGCTGACCAACGATGGCTGGGTCGATGGCGGCGGCGTCATCACCGGTGCCGACACCCCCGCCGATGACGGGACTGTCAGCTTTGCCAACGCCGTCCAGTTCAACGGCAGCGGCACAACCGTGGCGTGGCAGGACGCCGGCGGGGCCGATGTCGCCAACCTCCTGGGTGCCTTGACCCTGATCGATTCGGTCCCCGGCTACGTGTCGGGTGGCGGGACGCCGACGCTGACATTCAATGTCTCCGCCGCGATGGCTCAGAGCTGGATCGACAACGGCGTGGGCGGCGTTGCCCTGTCCACCACCGATGACGGCGACTCGCGGTCGCGCTTTAATTTCCAACTCGATGCCGCGACCCTTAACGTCACGACCGTCCCCGAGCCCGGCTCGCTGGCGCTGCTCGGGCTGGGTGGCCTGGCGCTGCTGCGTCGCCGCCGCGCCTGA